The proteins below are encoded in one region of Pleuronectes platessa chromosome 12, fPlePla1.1, whole genome shotgun sequence:
- the ogdhl gene encoding 2-oxoglutarate dehydrogenase-like, mitochondrial produces the protein MSQLRALAGVLRGGCAGGSQWLRGCGGGAPAWRRRWVDPRRGCSSGAAPVPSAVAGSSSYMEEMYFAWLDDHKNVHESWDTFFRSIQASSPSGEAGEGRPSALLQGRVLSHSPDMAQKVVEDHLAVHTLIRAYQIRGHHVAQLDPLGILDADLDSFVPSDLITTIDKLGFYGLDESDLDKSFQLPPTTFIGGGNTTLPLREIIRRLETSYCGHIGMEFMFINNVDQCQWIRQKFETPGILQFTNAEKRTLLARLVRSTRFEDFLARKWSSEKRFGLEGCEVLIPALKSIIDKSSEAGIDSVIMGMPHRGRLNVLANVIRKDLDQIFCQFDPKLEASDEGSGDVKYHLGMYHERINRETDKNITLSLMANPSHLEAVDPVVQGKAKAEQFYRGDTEGKKVMSILIHGDAAFAGQGVVYETFHLSELPSYTTHGTIHVVVNNQIGFTTDPRVARSSPYPTDVARVVNAPIFHVNADDPEAVMYVCRVASEWRTTFNKDVVIDLVCYRRFGHNEMDEPMFTQPLMYKQIHRQEHVLKKYSDKLIAEGVVTLQEYEEEVAKYDKICEEAYTSSKDEKILLIRQWLDSPWPDFFTAEGEPKSMSCVYTGLEEKVLQHIGQTASSVPLEDFKIHSGVSRILRGRADLVKNRQMDWALGEYMAFGSLLKDGIHVRLSGQDVERGTFSHRHHVLHDQEVDKRTCVPMNHLWADQAPYTVCNSSLSEYGVLGFELGFAMANPNALILWEAQFGDFHNTAQCIIDQFISSGQAKWVRNNGIILLLPHGMEGMGPEHSSARPERFLQMSKDDPDHFPEFNGDFEVQQLHDCNWIVVNCSTPANYCHVLRRQILLPFRKPLIVFTPKSLLRHPDARSSFDDLATGTRFKRLIPDEGPANQSPGHVKRVIFCTGKVYYELAKERKLHNLESDVAIVRLEQISPFPFDLVRAEAEKFANAELVWCQEEHKNMGYYDYVRPRFLTVVANKKHIWYVGRGPAAAPATGNKSTHLNELRRFLDTAFNLSAFQGKHM, from the exons ATGAGTCAGCTGCGGGCTTTAGCGGGTGTGCTGCGAGGCGGATGTGCAGGGGGAAGCCAGTGGTTGCGCGGGTGTGGTGGAGGGGCCCCGGCCTGGAGGCGCCGCTGGGTCGATCCCAGGAGAGGCTGCTCCTCCGGGGCTGCGCCTGTCCCCTCAGCGGTGGCCGGCAGCTCCAGCTACATGGAGGAGATGTACTTTGCCTGGCTGGATGATCATAAAAACGTCCACGAG TCCTGGGACACATTCTTCCGCAGCATCCAGGCCTCCAGCCCGTCTGGCGAGGCGGGTGAAGGACGCCCCTCCGCTCTGCTCCAGGGCCGAGTTCTGTCCCACTCACCAGACATGGCACAGAAAGTGGTGGAGGACCACCTGGCCGTGCACACTCTCATTAGAGCCTACCAG ATCCGTGGTCACCATGTTGCACAGTTAGACCCTCTGGGAATCCTGGATGCTGACCTGGACTCCTTCGTTCCCTCGGACCTGATCACCACCATCGATAAATTAG GTTTCTATGGTCTTGATGAGTCTGACTTGGACAAGAGCTTCCAGCTTCCCCCTACCACCTTCATCGGAGGAGGAAACACCACTCTTCCTCTGAGAGAAATCATACGCAGACTAGAG acATCCTACTGTGGTCACATAGGGATGGAATTCATGTTCATAAACAACGTGGACCAGTGTCAGTGGATCCGTCAGAAGTTTGAGACTCCAGGGATCTTGCAGTTCACTAATGCTGAGAAGAGAACTTTGCTCGCCCGCCTGGTCAGATCCACACG GTTTGAGGACTTCCTGGCCAGGAAGTGGTCTTCAGAGAAACGTTTTGGTCTTGAGGGCTGTGAAGTGTTAATCCCTGCTCTGAAAAGCATCATTGACAAATCGAGTGAGGCGGGCATCGACAGTGTGATCATGGGGATGCCACATCG AGGTCGATTGAATGTCCTCGCTAACGTGATCCGTAAGGACCTGGACCAGATCTTCTGCCAGTTTGACCCTAAGTTAGAGGCATCTGATGAG GGTTCAGGTGATGTTAAATACCACCTCGGGATGTACCATGAGAGGATTAACCGCGAGACTGACAAGAACATCACGCTGTCGCTCATGGCCAACCCCTCCCACCTGGAGGCAGTGGATCCAGTGGTTCAGGGAAAAGCCAAAGCTGAGCAGTTCtacagaggagacacagagggaaagaaG GTCATGTCCATCCTGATTCATGGAGATGCTGCTTTTGCAGGACAAGGAGTTGTGTATGAGACCTTCCACTTAAGTGAGCTCCCCTCCTACACGACACATGGTACAATCCATGTGGTGGTCAATAACCAG ATTGGGTTCACCACAGACCCTCGGGTCGCCCGCTCCTCTCCCTACCCCACTGATGTTGCTCGGGTCGTCAACGCGCCCATCTTCCACGTGAATGCCGACGACCCAGAGGCCGTCATGTACGTTTGTCGGGTTGCGTCAGAGTGGAGGACCACCTTCAACAAGGATGTGGTCATTGACCTG gtTTGTTACCGACGTTTTGGACATAACGAGATGGACGAGCCCATGTTCACTCAGCCGCTGATGTACAAACAGATCCATCGGCAGGAGCATGTGCTGAAAAAGTACTCTGACAAGCTGATCGCTGAGGGAGTGGTGACACTGCAGGAATACGAG GAAGAAGTTGCCAAATATGACAAGATATGTGAGGAGGCATACACCAGCTCCAAGGATGAAAAGATCTTACTTATCCGACAGTGGCTCGACTCCCCCTGGCCCG ATTTCTTCACAGCGGAGGGAGAACCCAAGAGTATGAGCTGTGTCTACACGGGACTGGAGGAGAAGGTTCTGCAGCACATTGGCCAGACTGCCAGCTCCGTGCCTCTGGAAGACTTTAAGATCCACTCTG GGGTGTCTCGTATCCTGCGAGGTCGTGCAGACCTGGTGAAGAATCGTCAGATGGACTGGGCTCTAGGAGAGTACATGGCCTTTGGTTCCCTCCTCAAAGATGGCATCCATGTACGACTCAGTGGGCAGGATGTGGAGAGGGGCACCTTTAG TCACCGTCATCATGTTCTTCACGACCAAGAGGTGGACAAACGCACATGTGTTCCCATGAACCACCTGTGGGCCGACCAGGCTCCCTACACTGTGTGCAACAGCTCCCTGTCAGAGTACGGAGTGCTGG GTTTTGAGCTCGGCTTCGCCATGGCCAACCCAAATGCTCTGATCCTATGGGAGGCTCAGTTCGGTGACTTTCACAACACCGCCCAGTGTATCATCGACCAGTTCATCAGCTCGGGCCAGGCCAAGTGGGTCCGCAACAATGGTATCATCCTCCTGCTGCCTCATGGGATGGAGGGAATG GGTCCTGAACATTCGTCAGCTCGACCCGAACGCTTCCTGCAGATGAGCAAAGATGACCCCGATCACTTCCCT GAGTTTAATGGAGATTTTGAAGTCCAGCAGCTGCACGACTGCAACTGGATCGTGGTGAACTGCTCCACGCCTGCTAACTACTGTCATGTGCTCAGACGGCAGATTCTGCTGCCGTTCAGAAAACCG TTGATTGTTTTTACTCCTAAATCTCTGCTGAGGCACCCAGACGCAAGATCCAGTTTCGATGACCTCGCCACAG GCACTAGATTCAAGAGGCTGATTCCTGACGAGGGTCCTGCAAATCAAAGCCCAGGTCATGTGAAGAGGGTGATCTTCTGCACTGGTAAAGTCTACTACGAGCTGGCTAAAGAGAGAAAGCTGCACAACCTGGAGAGTGATGTCGCCATTGTCAGACTTGAACAG ATCTCTCCGTTCCCGTTCGACCTGGTCAGAGCAGAGGCAGAAAAGTTTGCCAACGCCGAGTTGGTCTGGTGTCAGGAGGAGCACAAGAACATGGGTTACTATGATTATGTGCGGCCACGTTTCCTCACGGTGGTGGCCAACAAGAAACACATATG GTACGTGGGACGGGGCCCTGCAGCCGCGCCTGCAACAGGGAACAAGTCCACCCACCTGAATGAGCTGAGGAGGTTCCTGGACACTGCTTTCAACCTGAGCGCCTTCCAGGGGAAGCACATGTAG